One Planctomycetaceae bacterium DNA window includes the following coding sequences:
- a CDS encoding 6-bladed beta-propeller translates to MKSLAIAGVVLLNVATALHAAEPAAAVRMGAGDMTFDTVPGWGLDENGKSQIGPTHGSVVIDKASNIYTSSQLGVFVFSPDGQLVRRFVGNEYSNIHDMEIRAEEDGEFIYGARNANAEGIKFSAETGDIVLKLPFPEESGLNLKKFNPTAITVAPNGDIFLSDGYASNHVFKFDKSGKYLMHFGEKGNDLKQFNTAHGMTLDTRYEPARLLICDRNHQPKGRLLHYDLDGNYIEEVITGLGMPTSVAIQGEFVSVPDLHGRVVILNGRNTIIAVLGHNPDAKLGGSFNVPQDQWIEGIFSGTHGSFWDKDGNLYVQDWNVSGRIMKLVRVHR, encoded by the coding sequence ATGAAATCTCTTGCGATAGCAGGCGTCGTCCTCCTGAATGTGGCCACAGCTCTTCACGCTGCGGAACCGGCTGCGGCGGTCCGTATGGGGGCGGGTGACATGACTTTCGACACAGTCCCGGGATGGGGGCTTGATGAAAATGGAAAGTCTCAGATCGGCCCAACTCACGGTAGTGTCGTTATCGACAAAGCGAGCAACATCTACACCAGTTCACAACTGGGAGTCTTCGTATTTTCACCGGATGGGCAGTTAGTTCGGCGGTTCGTGGGGAACGAGTATTCCAATATCCACGACATGGAAATTCGAGCCGAGGAAGACGGGGAATTCATCTACGGAGCCCGTAACGCAAACGCTGAAGGGATCAAGTTCAGTGCAGAAACCGGCGACATTGTTCTGAAACTACCGTTTCCCGAAGAATCTGGTTTGAATCTTAAAAAATTCAATCCGACTGCAATCACGGTTGCACCGAATGGTGACATTTTTCTTTCGGACGGTTACGCAAGTAACCATGTGTTCAAGTTTGATAAGTCAGGAAAATACCTGATGCACTTCGGTGAAAAAGGTAATGATCTGAAGCAGTTTAATACGGCACACGGCATGACACTGGACACACGTTATGAACCAGCACGGCTCCTGATATGCGACCGAAATCATCAGCCAAAAGGTCGATTGCTCCACTATGATCTTGACGGCAACTATATCGAAGAGGTGATCACCGGTCTTGGAATGCCGACTTCTGTGGCAATTCAGGGCGAATTTGTTTCAGTCCCCGACCTGCATGGACGTGTTGTAATCCTGAATGGCAGGAACACCATCATTGCCGTACTTGGCCACAATCCCGATGCAAAGCTGGGGGGAAGTTTTAACGTACCACAGGACCAGTGGATTGAAGGAATCTTCAGTGGAACTCATGGTTCGTTCTGGGACAAAGATGGCAATTTGTACGTTCAGGACTGGAACGTGTCGGGCCGAATTATGAAGCTGGTTCGGGTGCATCGTTAA
- a CDS encoding SDR family NAD(P)-dependent oxidoreductase, protein MKDETPNGPVEESVPGEQPSVAIVTGAARRVGREIALAMANRGLGVVVHHGTSKVEADSLVNRIKNDGGQAIAVAADLREPRKAAIAVMEAADKLGPASVLINSAAVFQDRALPWLDVYHCNLHVNVNMLAPVFLIQQFMKHLGEGETGHIINILDWRALRPEQSHLIYTATKAAMVSITKSLALQLAPRVYVNAIAPGAILPPEDRTNWHQQRAIGSIPLRKTGSPGDLCAAINFLLDSQFITGEILHVSGGEEL, encoded by the coding sequence ATGAAAGACGAAACTCCGAATGGACCAGTAGAAGAATCTGTTCCAGGTGAACAGCCTTCTGTTGCCATTGTGACCGGAGCCGCTCGCCGCGTGGGGCGGGAAATTGCACTGGCCATGGCCAACCGCGGTCTCGGAGTGGTGGTTCACCATGGCACTTCGAAGGTTGAAGCGGATTCTCTGGTCAATCGCATCAAGAATGATGGTGGACAGGCAATCGCCGTCGCCGCCGATCTGCGTGAGCCACGAAAGGCGGCCATCGCCGTGATGGAAGCCGCGGACAAACTTGGACCTGCGTCGGTACTCATCAACAGTGCCGCCGTCTTTCAGGATCGTGCACTGCCATGGCTTGATGTGTATCACTGTAACCTTCACGTGAACGTCAACATGCTCGCCCCGGTGTTTCTGATCCAGCAGTTCATGAAGCATCTGGGTGAAGGCGAAACCGGCCACATCATCAACATTCTGGACTGGAGAGCATTGAGGCCGGAGCAGAGTCACCTGATCTATACTGCCACCAAAGCTGCCATGGTGAGTATTACAAAATCTCTGGCGCTTCAGCTGGCACCGCGTGTATATGTGAATGCGATCGCTCCCGGTGCCATTCTTCCGCCAGAGGATCGCACGAATTGGCACCAACAGCGCGCGATCGGCTCAATTCCACTCCGGAAGACCGGTTCTCCGGGCGACCTTTGTGCCGCAATCAACTTCCTGCTGGATTCGCAATTCATTACCGGCGAAATCCTTCACGTGTCTGGCGGCGAAGAACTCTGA
- the groL gene encoding chaperonin GroEL (60 kDa chaperone family; promotes refolding of misfolded polypeptides especially under stressful conditions; forms two stacked rings of heptamers to form a barrel-shaped 14mer; ends can be capped by GroES; misfolded proteins enter the barrel where they are refolded when GroES binds): protein MAKMIAFDQEAQEAMRRGVSKLARAVKVTLGPRGRNVIIEKSFGSPTVTKDGVTVAREVELADKFEDMGARMVREVASKTSDVAGDGTTTATVMAEAIYNEGLKAVVAGVSPLEMKRGMEKAVSDIIDQLRGMAVECRSPKSIAQVGTVAANGDSEIGQILSDAMAQVGKDGVITVEEGKSLHTTFEVVEGLQFDRGYLSPYFVTDSEGMECVLEDAYVLIHEKKVSNIKDLVPVLEKVVNSGKPLLIIAEDVEGEALATLVINKLRGTFKIAAVKAPGYGDRRKAMLQDIAIMVGGTAIFEDLGVKLENIELTDLGTARKIVVDKDNTTIIEGGGKKADIKARIEQIRRELENSTSDYDREKLEERIAKLAGGVAQVNVGAATESEMKEKKARVEDALHATRAAVEEGILPGGGVAILRASTAVKPGKLSHDEKVGYDIILRACRAPLTQIANNAGVDGGVICEKVANGEGNFGYNAATDKFEDMVKAGVIDPTKVTRTALQNAASVSTLLLTSDALIAEKPKDDKKKSAVADDMY, encoded by the coding sequence ATGGCAAAGATGATTGCCTTTGATCAGGAAGCTCAGGAAGCCATGCGTCGCGGTGTCAGCAAGCTGGCCCGCGCTGTCAAGGTTACACTCGGCCCTCGTGGACGAAACGTCATTATCGAAAAGAGCTTTGGTTCACCGACGGTCACCAAGGACGGTGTAACTGTTGCTCGTGAAGTCGAACTTGCTGACAAGTTCGAAGATATGGGCGCTCGAATGGTTCGCGAAGTTGCGAGCAAGACCAGCGATGTTGCGGGGGACGGAACGACAACCGCGACCGTGATGGCTGAAGCGATCTACAACGAAGGTCTGAAAGCCGTTGTTGCAGGCGTCAGTCCGCTGGAAATGAAGCGGGGAATGGAAAAAGCTGTCAGCGACATTATCGATCAGCTTCGTGGTATGGCTGTGGAATGCCGAAGCCCGAAGTCGATTGCTCAGGTTGGGACTGTGGCAGCCAACGGCGACTCTGAAATCGGCCAGATCCTTTCAGATGCGATGGCACAGGTTGGCAAAGACGGTGTTATCACCGTTGAAGAAGGTAAGAGCCTGCACACAACCTTCGAGGTTGTCGAAGGTTTGCAATTCGATCGCGGTTACCTGTCACCTTACTTCGTGACAGACTCCGAAGGTATGGAATGCGTCCTGGAAGATGCCTACGTACTGATCCACGAGAAGAAGGTTTCCAACATTAAAGACCTTGTTCCAGTGCTGGAAAAGGTCGTTAATTCCGGCAAGCCTCTGCTGATCATCGCTGAGGACGTCGAAGGGGAAGCTCTGGCGACTCTTGTCATCAACAAGTTGCGAGGGACGTTCAAGATCGCCGCCGTGAAGGCACCGGGCTATGGCGACCGTCGCAAAGCCATGTTGCAGGACATCGCGATCATGGTCGGCGGAACGGCGATCTTCGAAGACCTTGGCGTGAAGCTCGAGAACATCGAACTGACCGACCTCGGAACAGCTCGCAAGATCGTAGTGGACAAAGACAACACCACGATCATCGAAGGTGGCGGCAAGAAGGCTGACATCAAGGCTCGTATTGAGCAGATCCGACGAGAACTGGAAAACAGCACCAGTGACTACGATCGCGAAAAGCTGGAAGAGCGAATCGCGAAGCTGGCTGGTGGTGTGGCTCAGGTCAATGTCGGTGCCGCCACTGAAAGCGAAATGAAGGAAAAGAAGGCTCGCGTTGAAGATGCATTGCATGCGACTCGTGCTGCTGTGGAAGAAGGAATTCTTCCGGGCGGCGGAGTAGCAATTCTGCGTGCCTCAACTGCAGTCAAACCAGGAAAGCTCAGCCATGATGAAAAGGTTGGCTATGACATTATCCTGCGAGCCTGCCGAGCACCGCTGACCCAGATTGCAAACAACGCTGGCGTTGACGGTGGAGTAATTTGTGAGAAGGTTGCCAACGGCGAAGGCAATTTCGGCTATAACGCAGCAACGGACAAGTTCGAAGACATGGTCAAGGCTGGGGTCATTGACCCAACCAAGGTCACGCGAACGGCCCTGCAGAACGCTGCGAGTGTTTCGACCCTGCTGCTGACCAGCGATGCTCTGATTGCTGAAAAGCCAAAGGATGACAAGAAGAAGTCCGCAGTGGCCGATGACATGTACTAA
- a CDS encoding RNA polymerase sigma factor RpoD/SigA has protein sequence MTQTTRKKRSSSRLQTPLETYLREINETALLTADDEKELSNRISAGDAAARDRMVRANLRLVVNIARGYAGKGLPLQDLIEEGNLGLLRAVEGFDPNMNTRFSTYASYWIKQSIKRALVNSAKTIRIPAYMVELLSKWRRASAKLAEEMNRTPTAEDIAREMGIPKKKLRIVKKAITLYNASPQSEQDEGGLSLGEIVPDDRVRGPEDELINSDNLIHVFRLLDEMDPREATILRMRFGLDDSEPRTLKEIGESLGLTRERVRQIESEALRKLYRSLSGEM, from the coding sequence ATGACACAAACGACTCGAAAGAAACGCAGCAGTTCGCGACTACAGACGCCACTGGAGACATATCTCCGCGAAATCAACGAAACCGCATTACTAACTGCTGACGACGAGAAAGAACTCTCGAATCGCATTTCAGCGGGTGACGCGGCGGCACGTGATCGAATGGTTCGGGCCAACCTTCGACTCGTCGTGAACATTGCTCGTGGTTATGCCGGTAAAGGGTTACCTCTGCAGGATCTGATCGAAGAGGGCAACCTTGGATTGCTGCGTGCTGTTGAGGGCTTTGACCCCAACATGAACACACGTTTCAGTACGTACGCCAGCTACTGGATTAAACAATCCATCAAACGCGCGCTGGTCAACTCGGCCAAGACGATCCGCATTCCGGCTTATATGGTCGAATTGCTGTCGAAGTGGCGTCGCGCATCGGCCAAGCTGGCTGAAGAAATGAACCGTACACCGACAGCAGAAGACATCGCCCGTGAAATGGGGATTCCGAAAAAGAAGCTGCGAATTGTCAAGAAGGCAATTACCCTGTACAACGCTTCTCCACAGTCGGAGCAGGATGAAGGTGGACTGTCTCTGGGTGAAATCGTCCCGGACGATCGCGTTCGCGGTCCCGAAGATGAACTCATCAATTCAGACAATCTCATTCATGTCTTTCGACTACTGGACGAAATGGATCCCCGCGAAGCGACGATTCTGCGGATGCGATTTGGTCTGGATGACAGTGAGCCTCGAACGCTGAAGGAAATTGGCGAATCACTGGGACTGACGCGAGAACGAGTTCGTCAGATCGAAAGTGAAGCTCTTCGCAAGCTTTATCGAAGCCTGAGCGGCGAAATGTAA
- the groES gene encoding co-chaperone GroES, producing MAKKASSGGTRIVPLGDRVVLKRAEAEAKTAGGIVLPDSAQGKPQRGEVVAVGDGHVNDKGERVALAVKEGDRVIFSSYAGDEIILGDQTFLLMRESDILATI from the coding sequence ATGGCGAAGAAGGCTTCTTCAGGCGGCACCCGCATCGTGCCTTTAGGTGACCGCGTGGTGCTGAAGCGAGCCGAGGCGGAAGCAAAGACCGCTGGCGGGATCGTCCTGCCGGATTCTGCTCAGGGTAAACCTCAGCGTGGTGAAGTCGTTGCTGTCGGCGATGGTCATGTGAACGACAAGGGTGAACGTGTCGCTTTGGCCGTCAAAGAAGGCGATCGCGTTATCTTTAGTTCCTACGCCGGAGACGAAATCATTCTCGGCGACCAGACGTTTCTCCTGATGCGCGAAAGCGACATTCTGGCGACTATCTGA